The following proteins come from a genomic window of Malus domestica chromosome 02, GDT2T_hap1:
- the LOC108170164 gene encoding uncharacterized protein produces the protein MPRQTGAEKWREFRRRFRRRNRNLKNQRMVLRDHEQVEAMILLHSALSDDKRTVVNSVEAELTNMVLKSISARSLPDPHTLQMSSHLLGSKVLQVNHTSLYFSLIYLVFCLVAEKIDEEKEQCGLTEASFLELRHNSWG, from the exons ATGCCGCGGCAAACAGGCGCTGAAAAATGGAGGGAGTTCCGGCGCCGCTTCCGACGCCGCAATCGAAACCTTAAGAACCAGAGGATGGTGCTTCGCGACCACGAACAAGTGGAGGCGATGATCCTGCTCCACTCCGCCTTGTCCGACGACAAGCGTACGGTGGTGAATTCAGTGGAAGCCGAGCTCACCAACATGGTCCTCAAATCTATCTCCGCTAGGTCCTTGCCCGACCCGCATACGCTCCAAATGTCCTCTCACCTCCTCGGCTCCAAGGTCCTCCAGGTAAATCACACCTCTCTGTATTTCTCGTTAATTTATCtcgttttctgtttggttgctgagaaaatagaTGAAGAGAAAGAACAATGTGGGCTCACAGAAGCGTCGTTCCTGGAACTAAG GCATAACTCATGGGGATGA